From the genome of Propionispora vibrioides:
TGCCCAGATGCCGCGGCTTTACTCGGCGCTCATGGTAACCGCGTCCCAGGCGTCGCTCATTGCGGTTGTGCAGGATGGCATTCGTACCGGTCCGGTACTGCCGCCCGGTTTTGCGACCATGTTTGCCAGGCAATCCATCGGGATCATTACGAAAATCGATTCGCCTGAGGCCAGACCGGAACAAGCTCGTGTTCGTCTTTTGGAAAGCGGGGTCAGCGGTCCTATTTTTGCTGTGTCTGCTTTTACAGGAGA
Proteins encoded in this window:
- a CDS encoding EutP/PduV family microcompartment system protein, with the translated sequence MRQVMFVGAVGAGKTSLIHALEKKEQQVAKTQAIMFHDGTIDTPGEYAQMPRLYSALMVTASQASLIAVVQDGIRTGPVLPPGFATMFARQSIGIITKIDSPEARPEQARVRLLESGVSGPIFAVSAFTGEGIETLLKFLERRCDNE